One genomic window of Thermorudis peleae includes the following:
- a CDS encoding AAA family ATPase produces MSSVDVQELATRISENVERVIVGKTREVRLVLVALLCRGHVLIEDVPGVGKTVLAKAIARSIGCSFKRIQFTPDLLPSDVTGVSVYNQQTGRFEYRPGPIIAQIVLADEINRATPKTQSALLEAMEENQVTVDGVTYALPVPFIVLATENPIEYEGTFPLPEAQLDRFLIRLSLGYPSHRGEVEILDRQHYQHPLEQLRQVVTVEELVAAQEAVRHVQVDDLLKEYIVSLVEATRQHDEVYLGAGPRGSLALYNAARAWAAMQGRDYVIPDDVKELAEPTLAHRIIVNPAARMRNVDSRSIVQDVLARVPVPGSQPVRAAQPASPWARLPFHS; encoded by the coding sequence ATGAGTAGTGTTGATGTCCAGGAGCTTGCGACGCGGATCAGCGAGAACGTCGAGCGCGTGATCGTTGGCAAGACGCGTGAAGTCCGACTTGTCCTTGTTGCACTGCTTTGTCGCGGACATGTCCTCATTGAAGACGTGCCGGGTGTTGGGAAGACGGTTTTGGCCAAGGCGATTGCGCGGAGTATTGGCTGTAGCTTCAAGCGAATCCAATTTACGCCAGACTTGCTTCCATCTGATGTCACTGGTGTAAGCGTCTATAACCAGCAGACTGGTCGGTTCGAGTATCGACCTGGTCCAATTATCGCCCAGATTGTGCTCGCTGATGAGATCAACCGGGCAACGCCGAAAACACAGTCAGCGCTCCTTGAAGCGATGGAGGAAAACCAGGTCACTGTCGACGGTGTTACCTATGCCTTGCCTGTTCCATTCATTGTGTTAGCGACCGAGAATCCGATTGAATATGAAGGAACGTTTCCGCTGCCAGAGGCACAGCTTGACCGTTTCCTTATCCGGCTTTCTCTTGGATACCCAAGTCATCGTGGTGAAGTCGAAATCCTTGATCGTCAACATTATCAACATCCGCTCGAGCAACTTCGCCAAGTGGTGACGGTTGAGGAACTCGTTGCAGCCCAAGAAGCCGTTCGTCATGTCCAGGTTGATGATCTCTTGAAGGAGTATATTGTCTCGCTGGTGGAAGCCACGCGACAGCATGATGAAGTCTATCTCGGTGCTGGTCCACGCGGGTCACTCGCGCTCTATAACGCTGCGCGAGCGTGGGCCGCGATGCAGGGACGTGACTATGTCATTCCCGATGACGTCAAAGAGCTTGCTGAGCCAACCCTTGCTCACCGCATCATCGTCAATCCGGCTGCCCGCATGCGCAATGTTGATAGCCGGTCCATTGTCCAGGACGTTCTTGCGCGTGTTCCTGTTCCGGGTTCTCAGCCGGTGCGAGCTGCTCAACCGGCATCACCGTGGGCACGCTTACCATTTCACAGTTAG